A window of Cucurbita pepo subsp. pepo cultivar mu-cu-16 chromosome LG06, ASM280686v2, whole genome shotgun sequence contains these coding sequences:
- the LOC111796557 gene encoding uncharacterized protein LOC111796557, with amino-acid sequence MPLELHSMGRGIMRLSISRAYLAAPHRVSPSRSICSSSSKPRIPLFLRPPNYSATLTDLQKWHDWAKTLSSSVGSSFVDADNGPDSALLHRELKWLIDDAVEDKSVSSELRTNSEQNHEHNLRNVRLKVGIEELYGLWKQRIHERRPFQYIVGCEHWRDLILSVEEGVLIPRPETEVLVDLVAEVVSDNEALREGLWVDLGTGSGAIAIAICRVLEGRGRVIATDLSPTALTVAGYNVQRYGLQESIELRQGSWYEPLKDVRGMLSGIISNPPYIPSGNIVGLQAEVGKHEPRVALDGGTNGMDELIHLCDEAAVMLKPGGFFAFETNGEDQCKHLVKYMEDNHRGRLCDLKIVSDFAGIPRFTTGFLNEPL; translated from the exons ATGCCGCTAGAGTTGCATTCCATGGGGCGGGGGATAATGAGGCTAAGCATATCTCGTGCATATCTTGCAGCCCCTCATCGCGTCAGCCCGAGTCGATCCATTTGCTCTTCTTCCTCAAAGCCTCGAATCCCATTGTTTCTAAGGCCTCCCAATTACTCCGCCACACTCACAGATCTTCAGAAATGGCACGATTGGGCCAAAACCCTAAGTTCTTCAGTTGGTTCATCCTTTGTGGACGCCGACAACGGTCCAGACTCCGCCCTCTTACACAGAGAGCTCAAATGGCTGATAGACGATGCCGTTGAAGATAAATCGGTAAGTTCTGAACTGCGAACTAATTCCGAGCAAAATCATGAACATAATCTTAGAAATGTGAGGTTAAAAGTAGGAATCGAGGAACTCTACGGGCTTTGGAAGCAGAGGATCCATGAAAGGAGACCGTTCCAATACATTGTTGGGTGCGAGCACTGGAGGGATTTGATTTTGAGTGTAGAAGAAGGAGTTCTGATTCCGAGGCCGGAGACGGAGGTTttggtggatttggtggcggaAGTGGTCTCTGACAATGAAGCGCTCAGAGAAGGACTATGGGTTGATTTGGGCACTGGAAGTGGTGCAATTGCTATTGCGATTTGTAGGGTTTTGGAGGGTCGTGGTAGAGTCATAGCCACTGATTTAAGCCCCACTGCGCTTACGGTTGCTGGCTACAATGTTCAGAGGTATGGATTACAG GAGTCGATCGAGTTAAGGCAAGGATCGTGGTACGAGCCATTAAAGGACGTCCGGGGAATGCTATCTGGGATTATTAGTAATCCTCCATACATACCCAGTGGTAATATTGTTGGCCTACAAGCTGAGGTTGGTAAGCATGAACCTAGAGTTGCATTGGATGGAGGCACTAATGGCATGGATGAGCTTATTCATCTATGTGATGAAGCTGCTGTAATGTTGAAACCTGGTGGTTTCTTTGCTTTTGAG ACAAACGGTGAAGATCAGTGCAAGCATCTTGTGAAGTATATGGAAGACAATCACAGAGGGAGGCTTTGTGATCTGAAAATAGTGTCTGATTTTGCGGGCATTCCAAGATTCACAACTGGATTCCTCAATGAGCCTCTataa
- the LOC111796676 gene encoding NAC domain-containing protein 21/22-like: MENNISMVEAKLPPGFRFHPRDEELVCDYLMKKIGSVCDSSSLLIEVDLNQCEPWDIPREACVGGKEWYFFSQRDRKYATGLRTNRATASGYWKATGKDRPVFHKANQLVGMRKTLVFYQGRAPKGRKTEWVMHEFRLEGPLSPLKDPPPREDWVLCRMFCKQKEVPARPSTGSSSSYSNVAASSSLPALMDSYLSFHQNPSSYLNEFEQVPCFSILSQNQTIPSLSNLIQMEANTGNNIKNFTTMYGGMPNSSTYSSNIDPFACDSSVLKVVLNNITKMETNGNPFIGQPSMGEGSSDSYLSEVGDDISSFWNR, translated from the exons atggagaataataTAAGCATGGTGGAGGCCAAACTTCCTCCTGGATTTAGGTTCCATCCAAGAGATGAAGAATTGGTCTGTGATTATCTGATGAAGAAGATTGGCTCTGTTTgtgattcttcttctctcttgaTTGAAGTTGACCTCAACCAGTGTGAGCCTTGGGATATTCCAA GAGAGGCATGCGTGGGGGGAAAAGAGTGGTACTTCTTCAGCCAGCGGGACCGTAAGTACGCGACTGGGCTTAGAACAAACCGCGCCACAGCCTCAGGGTACTGGAAGGCCACTGGCAAAGACAGGCCTGTCTTTCACAAGGCCAATCAACTCGTTGGGATGAGAAAGACTCTTGTTTTCTACCAAGGAAGGGCCCCTAAAGGCCGAAAAACCGAGTGGGTTATGCATGAATTTCGGCTTGAGGGTCCACTTTCTCCTCTCAAAGATCCACCTCCTAGG GAGGACTGGGTTCTGTGCAGAATGTTCTGTAAACAGAAAGAAGTGCCCGCCCGACCGAGCACGGGAAGCAGCAGCTCCTACAGCAACGTCGCTGCCTCGTCGTCTCTCCCAGCTTTGATGGACTCATACCTCAGTTTTCACCAAAATCCAAGCAGCTATTTAAATGAGTTTGAGCAAGTGCCCTGCTTCTCCATTTTGTCTCAAAACCAAACCATCCCATCTCTCTCAAACCTCATACAAATGGAGGCAAACACAGGCAACAACATCAAGAACTTCACCACAATGTATGGAGGAATGCCAAATTCAAGCACTTATTCTTCAAATATTGACCCTTTTGCCTGTGACTCATCAGTGCTCAAAGTTGTTCTAAATAACATTACTAAGATGGAAACAAATGGCAACCCCTTCATAGGGCAACCCAGCATGGGAGAAGGCAGCTCTGACAGCTACTTGTCTGAGGTTGGTGATGATATTTCCAGCTTTTGGAACAGATGA